Proteins from one Dromiciops gliroides isolate mDroGli1 chromosome 6, mDroGli1.pri, whole genome shotgun sequence genomic window:
- the LOC122732853 gene encoding olfactory receptor 4P4-like → MGAENNVTEFVLFGLSYDQHIPMFSFIFFLFCYISLLIGNLVILISIHCSHLFHQPMYYFLSHLSSMDIYSTLSITPKLIGDLLTERKTISYGYCMLQSFTMHFFGSIKVFILTAMAFDRYVAICKPLHYMVIRSRKKCNLLVLVAWAGGDAHSFPQLTMTLKLPFCGPNEIDHYFCDIFPLLKIACTDTYTTGVLVVINSGIIVLVIFVILFVSYAIILWTLRTHTAEGRWKALSTCGSHFTVVVLFFVPAIFSYLRPPTTYPEDKVFALFYTIIAPMFNPLIYTLRNTEIKNAMRKVWCE, encoded by the exons ATGGGAGCTGAAAACAATGTCACAGAATTCGTTCTCTTTGGACTTTCCTATGACCAACACATACCgatgttttcttttatctttttcttattctgttaTATCAGTCTCCTCATAGGAAACCTTGTAATCCTCATCTCTATCCATTGCAGTCATCTTTTCCACCAACCAATGTACTATTTCCTCAGTCACTTGTCTTCTATGGACATCTATTCTACTTTGAGCATTACACCAAAATTAATTGGGGATCTACTAACTGAAAGAAAAACCATCTCCTATGGTTATTGTATGCTCCAAAGCTTCACTATGCACTTCTTTGGCAGTATCAAGGTCTTTATTCTGACTGCAATGGCTTTTGACCGCTATGTTGCCATCTGTAAACCTCTCCACTACATGGTCATCAGGAGCAGGAAGAAGTGCAACCTTCTTGTTTTAGTGGCTTGGGCTGGTGGGGACGCTCACTCCTTTCCTCAGTTGACCATGACTCTCAAGTTACCCTTCTGTGGCCCCAATGAAATTGATCACTATTTCTGTGACATCTTCCCCTTACTGAAAATTGCCTGCACAGATACTTATACCACTGGTGTTCTTGTTGTCATCAATTCAGGTATAATTGTCTTGGTGATCTTTGTAATCTTATTTGTTTCTTATGCCATTATACTATGGACCCTACGCACACATACAGCTGAAGGGCGGTGGAAAGCTCTCTCCACCTGTGGGTCTCATTTCACAGTTGTGGTCTTGTTTTTTGTACCTGCAATTTTTTCCTACCTTCGACCTCCTACTACTTATCCAGAGGATAAAGTGTTTGCTCTATTTTATACCATCATTGCTCCAATGTTCAACCCCTTAATCTATACTCTGAGAAATACTGAAATAAAAAATGCCATGAGAAAGGTATGGTG TGAATGA